A region of Crenobacter cavernae DNA encodes the following proteins:
- the minC gene encoding septum site-determining protein MinC produces MSQTATAFDIKSASLDLLALHLKTADAGALIAALEERFAVADETEAFVLDLQALSEPCALDLGRLLPAFARRGVRAVALRHPDENVGTLARRFGLAYTPSPCTRHQEAPAKAETPRPAEAPAAVPTLIVDKPVRAGQQIYAKGGDLVVLAMVSAGAEVIADGSIHVYSHLRGRALAGARGNTSSRIFTYAMEAELVSIAGVYRTIEQALPASIKGRPTQVYLENERLVMSALGE; encoded by the coding sequence ATGAGCCAAACGGCGACCGCCTTCGACATCAAATCCGCCAGCCTCGACCTGCTGGCCCTGCACCTGAAAACCGCCGATGCCGGCGCGCTGATCGCAGCGCTCGAAGAGCGTTTCGCGGTCGCCGACGAGACCGAGGCTTTCGTGCTCGACCTCCAAGCGCTGAGCGAGCCGTGCGCGCTCGACCTCGGCCGCCTGCTGCCCGCCTTCGCGCGCCGCGGCGTGCGCGCGGTGGCGCTGCGCCACCCCGACGAGAACGTCGGCACCCTCGCGCGCCGCTTCGGCCTCGCGTACACGCCGAGCCCCTGTACGCGACACCAGGAAGCACCGGCCAAGGCCGAGACACCGCGCCCGGCCGAAGCGCCCGCCGCCGTGCCGACGCTGATCGTCGACAAGCCGGTGCGCGCCGGCCAGCAGATCTACGCGAAGGGCGGCGACCTCGTCGTGCTCGCGATGGTCAGCGCCGGCGCCGAGGTGATCGCCGACGGCAGCATCCACGTCTACTCGCACTTGCGCGGACGGGCGCTGGCCGGCGCTCGCGGCAACACTTCTTCACGCATTTTCACTTACGCGATGGAAGCCGAATTGGTATCCATCGCGGGCGTCTACCGCACCATCGAACAGGCGCTGCCGGCCAGCATCAAGGGCCGCCCGACCCAGGTCTACCTGGAAAACGAGCGTCTGGTGATGAGCGCCCTGGGCGAATAA
- the minD gene encoding septum site-determining protein MinD gives MARIIVVTSGKGGVGKTTTSASFASGLALRGNKTVVIDFDVGLRNLDLIMGCERRVVYDLINVVNKEASLNQALIKDKHCDNLYVLPASQTRDKDALTEDGVEAVLKDLADMGFDYIVCDSPAGIEKGALMALHFADEALIVTNPEVSSVRDSDRILGILSSKSRRAVNGQEAVKEHLLITRYAPGRVDKGEMLSVDDVKEILRVPLLGVVPESQSVLQASNSGTPAIHLNGSDVSEAYKDIVARFLGEEKTMRFLDTPKVGLLKRLFGG, from the coding sequence GTGGCACGAATCATCGTTGTAACGTCCGGCAAGGGCGGCGTGGGCAAGACCACCACCAGTGCGAGCTTCGCCTCCGGGCTCGCGCTCAGGGGGAACAAGACCGTCGTGATCGACTTCGACGTCGGCCTCAGAAACCTCGACCTGATCATGGGTTGCGAGCGCCGCGTGGTGTACGACCTCATCAACGTCGTCAACAAGGAAGCCAGCCTCAACCAGGCGCTGATCAAGGACAAGCACTGCGACAACCTCTACGTGCTACCGGCGTCGCAGACGCGCGACAAGGACGCGCTGACCGAGGACGGCGTCGAAGCGGTGCTCAAGGACCTCGCCGACATGGGCTTCGACTACATCGTGTGCGACTCGCCCGCCGGCATCGAGAAGGGCGCGCTGATGGCGCTGCACTTCGCCGACGAGGCGCTGATCGTGACCAACCCGGAAGTCTCGTCGGTGCGCGACTCCGACCGCATCCTCGGCATCCTGTCGTCCAAGTCGCGCCGCGCGGTCAACGGCCAGGAGGCGGTCAAGGAGCACCTGTTGATCACCCGCTACGCGCCGGGCCGCGTCGACAAGGGCGAGATGCTGTCGGTCGACGACGTGAAGGAAATCCTGCGCGTGCCGCTGTTGGGCGTCGTGCCCGAATCGCAGAGCGTGCTGCAGGCGTCGAACTCCGGCACGCCGGCGATCCACCTGAACGGCAGCGACGTGTCCGAGGCGTACAAGGACATCGTCGCGCGCTTCCTCGGCGAGGAAAAAACGATGCGTTTCCTCGACACGCCGAAGGTCGGGCTGTTGAAACGCTTGTTCGGAGGCTAA
- the minE gene encoding cell division topological specificity factor MinE: MSLIDMLFGKRKKSADTARERLQIILAHERGRGGAPDYLPALQRELMEVISKYVSVNQDDIKVHLERQDNFEVLEVNIVLPENPR, translated from the coding sequence ATGTCGCTGATAGATATGCTGTTCGGCAAGCGCAAGAAGTCGGCCGACACCGCCCGTGAACGGCTGCAGATCATCCTCGCGCACGAGCGCGGCCGCGGCGGCGCGCCCGACTACCTGCCGGCGCTGCAGCGCGAGTTGATGGAAGTGATCTCGAAGTACGTGTCGGTCAACCAGGACGACATCAAGGTGCACCTGGAGAGGCAGGACAACTTCGAGGTGCTCGAGGTCAACATCGTGCTGCCGGAGAACCCGCGCTAG
- a CDS encoding LysR substrate-binding domain-containing protein, with protein sequence MTLTELRYIVAVARERHFGRAAQRCFVSQPTLSIAIKKLEDELGVMLFERGGAEVAVTEIGERIVEQAHRVLEEADAVKRLAGEHQNELVGPLKLGVIFTIGPYLLPKLIPALRVLAPDMPLYLEENYTSRLAEMLKRGEVDAIIVADPFDEPGTLAYPLYDEPFVVATPKGHPWEKRAAVEAQELGNEGESVLLLTQGNCFRDQVLASCSELASRQAQHGGLAGMLQGSSLNTIRHMVASGMGITVLPSTSVGAGDATLFSVVPFTDPTPLRRVMLVTRKQFSRKKAVETLQQAVFRSGLAGVAMLEDEAGQAQ encoded by the coding sequence ATGACGCTGACCGAACTGCGTTACATCGTCGCGGTCGCGCGCGAGCGCCACTTCGGCCGCGCCGCCCAGCGCTGCTTCGTCAGCCAGCCGACGCTGTCGATCGCGATCAAGAAGCTCGAGGACGAACTGGGCGTGATGCTGTTCGAGCGCGGAGGCGCCGAGGTCGCGGTCACCGAGATCGGCGAGCGCATCGTCGAGCAGGCGCACCGCGTGCTCGAGGAGGCCGACGCGGTCAAGCGGCTGGCCGGCGAGCACCAGAACGAGCTGGTCGGGCCGCTGAAGCTCGGTGTGATCTTCACCATCGGGCCGTATCTGCTGCCCAAGCTGATCCCGGCGCTGCGCGTGCTCGCGCCGGACATGCCGCTGTATCTCGAAGAGAACTACACGTCGAGGTTGGCCGAGATGCTCAAGCGCGGCGAGGTCGACGCGATCATCGTCGCCGACCCGTTCGACGAGCCGGGCACGCTCGCCTACCCGCTGTACGACGAACCGTTCGTCGTCGCGACGCCCAAGGGCCACCCGTGGGAGAAGCGCGCCGCGGTCGAGGCGCAGGAACTCGGCAACGAGGGCGAGAGCGTGCTCTTGCTGACGCAGGGCAACTGCTTCCGCGACCAAGTGCTCGCCTCGTGCAGCGAACTGGCCAGCCGCCAGGCGCAGCACGGCGGCCTCGCCGGCATGCTGCAGGGCAGCTCGCTGAACACCATCCGCCACATGGTCGCCAGCGGCATGGGCATCACCGTGCTGCCGAGCACCTCGGTCGGCGCCGGCGACGCGACGCTGTTCTCGGTGGTGCCGTTCACCGACCCGACGCCGCTGCGCCGCGTGATGCTGGTCACGCGCAAGCAGTTCTCGCGCAAGAAGGCGGTAGAGACGCTGCAGCAGGCGGTGTTCCGTTCGGGACTCGCCGGCGTGGCGATGCTCGAAGACGAAGCCGGCCAGGCGCAGTAA
- a CDS encoding PLP-dependent aminotransferase family protein, whose translation MFSERINRLSGSLIREILAAAQRPEVISFAGGLPAAEKLPDFDWSAMPKSLAQYGMSEGEPALRAKLAEHVSALGLPCSADQVLVVSGSQQTLDLAAKLFVDPGTPVLVEGPTFLAALQVFRLFGADCLGVPLTSTGIDVAALEAQLKARKPAFAYLIPTFQNPSGARYDDATRDAVAALLDAYDVPLLEDDPYRDLSFDGVAATPICSRLKKAPWIYTGTLSKTLAPGLRDAFLVASPELFPYFVKLKQAADLHSCRYAQWQAEQWLGTSKLAEHVAGLIGFYRERRDAMQCSLERHFADLADWQTPEGGLFFWLRLKRDVDTRKLLPLALAEDVAFMPGEPFFPDPDDGIGHLRLNFSHAPAGRIEEGIKRLAAILRAAGA comes from the coding sequence ATGTTTTCCGAGCGCATCAATCGCCTGTCCGGTTCGCTGATCCGCGAAATCCTTGCCGCCGCGCAGCGCCCCGAGGTGATCTCCTTCGCCGGCGGGCTGCCGGCGGCCGAGAAGCTGCCCGACTTCGACTGGAGCGCGATGCCCAAATCGCTCGCGCAATACGGCATGAGCGAGGGCGAGCCGGCCTTGCGCGCCAAGCTCGCCGAGCATGTCAGCGCGCTCGGCCTGCCGTGTAGCGCCGATCAGGTGCTGGTGGTGAGCGGCTCGCAGCAGACGCTGGACCTTGCCGCCAAACTCTTCGTCGACCCCGGCACGCCGGTGCTGGTCGAGGGGCCGACCTTCCTCGCCGCGCTGCAGGTGTTCCGGCTGTTCGGCGCCGACTGCCTCGGCGTGCCGCTCACGTCTACCGGCATCGACGTCGCCGCGCTCGAAGCGCAGCTGAAGGCGCGTAAACCCGCGTTCGCCTACCTGATCCCGACCTTCCAGAACCCGTCCGGCGCGCGCTACGACGACGCGACGCGCGACGCGGTTGCCGCCTTGCTCGACGCGTACGACGTGCCCTTGCTCGAGGACGACCCGTACCGCGATCTGAGTTTCGACGGCGTGGCGGCGACACCGATTTGTTCGCGCTTGAAGAAGGCGCCGTGGATCTACACCGGTACGCTGTCCAAAACCTTGGCGCCCGGCCTGCGCGACGCCTTCCTCGTCGCCTCGCCCGAACTGTTCCCTTACTTCGTGAAGCTGAAGCAGGCGGCCGACCTGCACAGCTGCCGCTACGCGCAGTGGCAAGCCGAACAGTGGCTCGGCACGTCGAAGTTGGCCGAGCACGTCGCCGGCCTGATCGGTTTCTACCGCGAGCGGCGCGATGCGATGCAGTGCTCGCTCGAGCGCCACTTCGCCGATCTCGCCGACTGGCAGACGCCCGAGGGCGGGCTGTTCTTCTGGCTCCGCCTCAAGCGCGACGTCGATACGCGCAAGCTGCTGCCGCTGGCGCTAGCAGAGGACGTCGCCTTCATGCCGGGCGAGCCATTCTTCCCTGACCCGGACGACGGCATCGGCCACCTGAGGCTCAACTTCAGCCACGCGCCGGCCGGACGGATCGAGGAGGGTATCAAGCGGCTGGCAGCGATCCTGCGCGCCGCGGGCGCCTAA
- a CDS encoding MarR family winged helix-turn-helix transcriptional regulator has protein sequence MLDVNKPAPSAETDLRAAMEHFFFAYQAFTAKPDEILERRGLARVHHRVLFFLARHPGQSVKALLATLNVSKQALNMPLRQLIEMGLVNAEADPADKRMKRLFLSAEGAKLEATLYREQARLLETALERAGCDAATGWHAFNHALSPPPDEEAP, from the coding sequence ATGCTTGACGTAAACAAGCCCGCACCGAGCGCCGAAACCGACCTGCGCGCGGCGATGGAACACTTCTTCTTCGCCTACCAGGCGTTCACCGCGAAGCCCGACGAAATCTTAGAACGGCGCGGCCTCGCGCGCGTCCACCACCGTGTGCTGTTCTTTCTCGCGCGCCATCCGGGGCAGTCGGTGAAGGCGCTGCTCGCAACGCTGAACGTGTCCAAGCAGGCGCTTAACATGCCCTTGCGGCAGCTGATCGAGATGGGGCTGGTGAACGCCGAGGCCGATCCGGCGGACAAACGCATGAAGCGGCTGTTTCTGAGCGCCGAAGGCGCGAAGCTCGAGGCGACGCTGTACCGCGAACAGGCGCGCCTCTTGGAGACGGCGCTCGAACGCGCCGGCTGCGACGCCGCCACCGGCTGGCACGCGTTCAACCACGCGCTGTCGCCGCCACCTGACGAGGAGGCCCCATGA
- the greB gene encoding transcription elongation factor GreB, with the protein MSKAFTKESDDLEDDLPPEQKLPASTRNYLTPAGWQRMKDELYHLVKRERPEVVQAVNLAASNGDRSENGDYIYGKRRLREIDRRIRFLTKRLEIAEVVDPEIREATDQVFFGATVTVSRGDGHEQRLAIVGVDEIDLPRGHISWISPIARVLIKAREGDMVVFHGPQGAEEIEILEVAYQRIE; encoded by the coding sequence ATGAGCAAGGCGTTCACCAAGGAAAGCGACGATCTCGAAGACGATCTGCCGCCCGAACAGAAACTGCCGGCGTCGACGCGCAACTATCTGACGCCGGCCGGCTGGCAGCGGATGAAGGACGAGCTCTACCACCTGGTCAAGCGCGAGCGGCCCGAGGTGGTGCAGGCGGTGAACCTTGCCGCCAGCAACGGCGATCGTTCCGAGAATGGCGACTACATCTACGGCAAGCGCCGTCTGCGCGAGATCGACCGCCGCATCCGGTTTTTGACCAAGCGGCTGGAGATCGCCGAGGTGGTCGACCCGGAGATTCGCGAAGCGACCGACCAGGTCTTCTTCGGCGCGACGGTGACGGTGTCGCGTGGCGACGGCCACGAGCAAAGGCTGGCCATCGTCGGCGTCGACGAGATCGACCTGCCGCGCGGCCACATCAGTTGGATCTCGCCGATCGCCCGTGTGCTGATCAAGGCGCGCGAGGGCGACATGGTGGTTTTCCACGGCCCGCAAGGGGCGGAGGAGATCGAGATCCTCGAGGTGGCGTACCAGCGCATCGAGTAA